A stretch of the Argentina anserina chromosome 6, drPotAnse1.1, whole genome shotgun sequence genome encodes the following:
- the LOC126798087 gene encoding plastoglobule-localized metallopeptidase 48, chloroplastic yields the protein MASVLPSSLSFSSPSSFTSTASDHFRFGYPATQFGTVGKSRRVRFAVSARASSFVFRNLDADDFRHPLDKQNTLILRAIPGLNEVGKVLLGSVTEQVMLLENIGTSLLVSENQLSDLHKLMVEAADILNIDAPDLYVRQSPVPNAYTLAVSGKKPFVVIHTSLVELLTREELQAVLAHELGHLKCNHGVWLTFANILTLGAYTIPGLGGMIAQSLEEQLFRWLRAAELTCDRAALLVAQDPKVVVSVLMKLAGGCPSMADQLNVDAFLEQARAYDKASSSPVGWYIRNAQTRQLSHPLPVLRAREIDEWSRSQEYGNLLKRATRIAAGSKILTTPGR from the exons ATGGCTTCCGTTCTCCCATCTTCTCTCTCATTCAGTTCACCGAGCAGCTTCACCTCCACAGCTTCCGATCATTTCAGGTTTGGCTATCCGGCCACTCAATTCGGCACCGTCGGTAAATCCCGGCGGGTTAGGTTCGCCGTGAGCGCCAGAGCCTCCTCCTTTGTCTTCCGCAACCTCGACGCCGACGACTTCCGCCACCCGCTCGATAAACAG AACACGTTGATTTTGAGAGCGATTCCGGGACTAAATGAAGTTGGGAAGGTTCTACTTG GATCGGTAACGGAGCAAGTTATGCTGCTTGAGAATATCGGAACATCCCTTCTTGTTTCGGAGAATCAG CTTTCTGATCTGCATAAATTGATGGTTGAAGCCGCGGACATACTCAACATTGATGCTCCTGATCTATATGTTCGTCAAAGTCCTGTACCAAATGCATACACTTTGGCTGTAAGTGGTAAAAAGCCATTTGTTGTGATCCATACTAGCCTAGTGGAGCTTTTGACACGAGAAGAGTTGCAG GCTGTTTTGGCTCATGAGTTGGGTCATTTGAAATGCAACCATGGTGTGTGGCTTACATTTGCGAATATCCTTACCCTTGGAGCTTATACCATACCTG GGCTTGGTGGCATGATTGCTCAGAGTTTAGAAGAGCAGTTATTTCGTTGGCTTCGAGCAGCAGAGCTAACTTGTGATCGTGCAGCCCTTCTTGTTGCGCAAGACCCAAAG GTGGTCGTCTCTGTGTTGATGAAACTAGCTGGTGGATGCCCGTCCATGGCTGATCAACTGAATGTGGATGCATTTTTGGAACAAGCTCGCGCTTATGATAAAGCTTCTTCAAGCCCTGTAGGGTGGTATATAAG AAATGCACAAACGAGGCAACTTTCACATCCTTTGCCAGTGCTACGAGCTCGTGAAATTGATGAATGGTCAAGAAGCCAAGAATATGGAAATCTGCTTAAACGAGCAACAAGGATAGCTGCTGGATCAAAAATTTTAACAACCCCTGGAAGATAG